A DNA window from Loxodonta africana isolate mLoxAfr1 chromosome 7, mLoxAfr1.hap2, whole genome shotgun sequence contains the following coding sequences:
- the HRAS gene encoding GTPase HRas isoform X3 produces the protein MMCPWYWWGTSVTCLLAPWSHGRPRTSPTATAFPTLRPQPRPARAAALALAPAPGPPGTPWDPCDPAAPAAPRAGVEDAFYTLVREIRQHKLRKLNPPDEGGAGCMNCKCVLS, from the exons ATGATGTGCCCATGGTACTGGTGGGGAACAAGTGTGACCTGCCTGCTCGCACCGTGGAGTCACGGCAGGCCCAGGACCTCGCCCACAGCTACGGCCTTCCCTACATTGAGACCTCAGCCAAGACCCGCCAG GGCAGCCGCTCTGGCTCTGGCTCCAGCTCCGGGACCCCCCGGGACCCCCTGGGACCCGTGTGACCCAGCGGCCCCAGCGGCCCCTCGAGCT GGCGTGGAGGACGCCTTCTACACACTGGTCCGCGAGATCCGGCAGCACAAGCTGCGGAAGCTGAACCCCCCGGACGAGGGCGGCGCTGGCTGCATGAACTGCAAGTGTGTGCTTTCCTGA
- the HRAS gene encoding GTPase HRas isoform X1, which produces MTEYKLVVVGAGGVGKSALTIQLIQNHFVDEYDPTIEDSYRKQVVIDGETCLLDILDTAGQEEYSAMRDQYMRTGEGFLCVFAINNTKSFEDVHQYREQIKRVKDSDDVPMVLVGNKCDLPARTVESRQAQDLAHSYGLPYIETSAKTRQGVEDAFYTLVREIRQHKLRKLNPPDEGGAGCMNCKCVLS; this is translated from the exons ATGACGGAATACAAGCTGGTGGTAGTGGGCGCAGGTGGCGTGGGGAAAAGTGCCCTGACCATTCAGCTCATCCAGAACCACTTTGTGGATGAGTACGACCCCACCATTGAG GACTCGTACCGGAAGCAGGTGGTCATCGATGGGGAGACATGCCTGCTGGACATCCTGGACACAGCAGGGCAGGAGGAGTACAGCGCCATGCGGGACCAGTACATGCGCACGGGCGAGGGCTTCCTTTGCGTGTTCGCCATCAACAACACCAAGTCCTTTGAGGACGTTCACCAGTACAG GGAGCAGATCAAGCGGGTGAAGGACTCAGATGATGTGCCCATGGTACTGGTGGGGAACAAGTGTGACCTGCCTGCTCGCACCGTGGAGTCACGGCAGGCCCAGGACCTCGCCCACAGCTACGGCCTTCCCTACATTGAGACCTCAGCCAAGACCCGCCAG GGCGTGGAGGACGCCTTCTACACACTGGTCCGCGAGATCCGGCAGCACAAGCTGCGGAAGCTGAACCCCCCGGACGAGGGCGGCGCTGGCTGCATGAACTGCAAGTGTGTGCTTTCCTGA
- the HRAS gene encoding GTPase HRas isoform X2 gives MTEYKLVVVGAGGVGKSALTIQLIQNHFVDEYDPTIEDSYRKQVVIDGETCLLDILDTAGQEEYSAMRDQYMRTGEGFLCVFAINNTKSFEDVHQYREQIKRVKDSDDVPMVLVGNKCDLPARTVESRQAQDLAHSYGLPYIETSAKTRQGSRSGSGSSSGTPRDPLGPV, from the exons ATGACGGAATACAAGCTGGTGGTAGTGGGCGCAGGTGGCGTGGGGAAAAGTGCCCTGACCATTCAGCTCATCCAGAACCACTTTGTGGATGAGTACGACCCCACCATTGAG GACTCGTACCGGAAGCAGGTGGTCATCGATGGGGAGACATGCCTGCTGGACATCCTGGACACAGCAGGGCAGGAGGAGTACAGCGCCATGCGGGACCAGTACATGCGCACGGGCGAGGGCTTCCTTTGCGTGTTCGCCATCAACAACACCAAGTCCTTTGAGGACGTTCACCAGTACAG GGAGCAGATCAAGCGGGTGAAGGACTCAGATGATGTGCCCATGGTACTGGTGGGGAACAAGTGTGACCTGCCTGCTCGCACCGTGGAGTCACGGCAGGCCCAGGACCTCGCCCACAGCTACGGCCTTCCCTACATTGAGACCTCAGCCAAGACCCGCCAG GGCAGCCGCTCTGGCTCTGGCTCCAGCTCCGGGACCCCCCGGGACCCCCTGGGACCCGTGTGA